The genomic interval GTATCTCACCTTATTCAAGTACTTGaacttttgatgagttttggttgtttattttctgaattgctgctggattattttgaatgagtttctTGAAGTTCGATTAAGAACTAAAGAAGACACAGAAGAGTGGAAAAAGGCAAGAGTGCGAGACCATATGAGGGTAAAAGCCGTTTAGAGTGAAAACACGAGTGCAAGTGTATCAATTCTTGAgtgaaacacgtgagggagtgcttgtgaggattctaactttgtttgcagattttaaaacatgtctaataatcaagaagaagacaCAACCGAAGAATTTCGACAACCTCCAGTTCCAAACCTCCAAATGCAAGCAATGTTAGGGGAGATGAGGCGTATGTTGAGGGCTGAATTAGAACCTATTCACGAAAGGTTGGATAGGGTAGAAGCAGAAACTCCTAGGGGCCAGCAACATGACATCCACAATAGGCAGCATGGTGGGCGTGGTCCGTGGCGGAATGTTGATGgagaggcggagtcggaggagtttgatgagcaatatttgaaccGAGGTAGGATTGAGCGTGGGTATAGAAATAGAGAAGCTAGGATGGGTAGGCCTAGGAGGGATAACGATTTAggaaatataaagattaaaatccCATCTTTTCAAGGTAAAAATGATCTTGAAGTTTATTTGGAGTGGGAAACTAAAATGGAGATGGTTTTTGATTGTCACAACTACTCAGAGATAAAGAAGGTTAAGTTGGCTGCAATTAAATTTACCGATTATGCCATTgtgtggtgggatcaattactgattaataggaggaggaatagaGAGCCACCCGTGGACACTTGGgaggaaatgaaaatgcttaTGAGGAAGCGTTTTGTACCCAGCCACTATTATAGGGGATTGTATCAAAAATTACAGAGGTTAATTCAAGGATCTAAAAGTGTGGATGAGTATTACAAAGAGATGGAGGTAGTTATGATCCGGGCTAATGTAGAAGAGGACCGGGAAGCCACCATGGCTAGGTTTTTGCACGGTTTAAATCGTGAGATTGCGGATATAGTCGAGATGCAGCACTATGTTGAGTTGACAGATATGGTGCATCAAGCCATAAAGGTGGAGGAACAATTCAAACGAAAGGGATTGGCTAGGAGGGGACTGCCTATGGCTACAACCAGCTCGTGGAAGACAACTCCAAAAAGGGATGAGCAGCaacaaaataagccaaaatttGAATCCTCTAAGAATGCCAACTTAAAGACCGCCACTACTTCAGGTACAATCGagacttcaagttctaaaacacgtgatattaaatgttttaaatgtcaggGGCGCGGACATATAGCCAGCCAGTGTGTAAACAAGAGGGTGATGGTGATAAATGCCCAAGGAGAGCTTGAgtcagaaaatgaggaagaagtagATAATGATGATATGCCATCTATGGAGGATGCTAACGATGAGCAAAATGCTGTGGTTGGAGATTTATTGGTTGCAAGGCGAGTTCtcaatgatgggaaccaaggtgggcccagtcttaaagatatgttacaagttccagatgagccaaatacaagttcaagggcttaaacgatgaagattatgctttgattaatttcataagctatagaaagggcaacaacatgacttataggctttgggcacttgaaggctggtccttgaaattaattaaataagttgaaagccttcaagtgcccaaagcctataagtcatgttgttgccctttctatagcttatgaaattaatcaaagcataatcttcatcgtttaagcccttgaacttgtatttgg from Juglans regia cultivar Chandler chromosome 2, Walnut 2.0, whole genome shotgun sequence carries:
- the LOC108987012 gene encoding uncharacterized protein LOC108987012, which gives rise to MSNNQEEDTTEEFRQPPVPNLQMQAMLGEMRRMLRAELEPIHERLDRVEAETPRGQQHDIHNRQHGGRGPWRNVDGEAESEEFDEQYLNRGRIERGYRNREARMGRPRRDNDLGNIKIKIPSFQGKNDLEVYLEWETKMEMVFDCHNYSEIKKVKLAAIKFTDYAIVWWDQLLINRRRNREPPVDTWEEMKMLMRKRFVPSHYYRGLYQKLQRLIQGSKSVDEYYKEMEVVMIRANVEEDREATMARFLHGLNREIADIVEMQHYVELTDMVHQAIKVEEQFKRKGLARRGLPMATTSSWKTTPKRDEQQQNKPKFESSKNANLKTATTSGTIETSSSKTRDIKCFKCQGRGHIASQCVNKRVMVINAQGELESENEEEVDNDDMPSMEDANDEQNAVVGDLLVARRVLNDGNQASTYLVEKLALTTLKHPQPYRLQWLNECGEIKVTRQVLVALSIGKYEDEVLCDVVPMHACHLLLGRPWQYDLRVTHDGFTNKYSFTLNRQPITLVPLTPKQEFEDVLPEEVPYGLPPIRGIEHQIDFIPGASIPNQPAYRSNPEETKELQRQRGIEVDEEKVKAIQEWSTPTTVSQVRSFHGLASFYRRFVRDFSSLAAPLTEVIKKNVPFKWGKEQEKAFSLIKEKLTNAPLLVLPNFAKTFEIECDASGIGIGAVLMQEGRPIAYFSEKLSGAALNYPTYDKEMYALVRALENWQHYLWPKEFVIHTDHESLKHLKGQQRLNKRHAKWVEFIETFPYVIRYKQGKENVVADALSRR